The DNA region ATCCAGGCGCAGGTTCTCTCCCACCTGCGATCCGCGGATCGTCAACGTACCTTCCGCCGTCGACAGCGAGCCGTATTTTGACGAGTTCGTCGCCAATTCGTGCAGCACCAGCGCTAGGCTCGTTGCCGCGACCACACCGACTTCCACCTCGGGAGCCTCGATCGTGAGCTGCTCCGGCCGAAGGAGGTGCGGCGACAGGATGGCCTGGAAAAGATCGGCGAACGTCGTCTTTTCGATCTGGTCGAGTTCCGCCGTGATCGCCGGGCGGATCAGTTCATGTGCCGAGGCGAGCGCGACGAGGCGGCCGCGCAGAACGCCAGCCATCTCGTCGACGGTGCGGGCCGTGCGAGCCGTCATCGTGACCATGCCGCCGATGATCGCGAAGGTATTTTTGATTCGGTGGTGCAATTCGCGAACAAGCAGGCGCCGCTTTTCTTCCGATGCACGCCGGTCGCTCACATCCACTGCCGCGCCGGAAACCCGAACCGCCCGTCCCGATCCGTCGCGAGAGGCCGTGCCGCGGATCATCACCCAGCGAATCGAGCCATCGGAATGCAGCAGGCGATGTTCGAGAGCAATGTCGCCGCCAGTCTCGATCGCGTGGCGGATCTCTTCCTCGACGGGCTCGCGATCCTCGGGATGGATCGCGGCCGTAAATTCGGATCGCGGCACGCCAAGGCGCGCTCGCTCTCCGTCGACCGAATAGAAGGCAGCGAAACGCTCATCGGTGAACATTTGCCCCGTCGCCAGATGCCAATCCCAAATCCCGATGACGCCAGCGGCGTTCAGAGCGTGGGAGAGACGCTCGCGATTGAGTTCCGCTTCCGCCTCGGCGAAATGGCGCCGGGTAGTCTCATGGACGATTGCCAGGACGCCCGCCGGCATGCCGGCTTCGTCAAATATCGGGCTGTAGTCGAGATCGAGCCAGACGTCCTCGGCAAAGCCGTTTCGCATCAGCACGAAATGCATGTCCTCGAACGACAGCGTCTCGCCACGAAATCCCGTTTCCAGAACGCGGCTGTTGAAGCTCGCCGCTTCCGGCCAGCTGTCGAGAACCTTGGAGCCGAGGATGGAGGGGTGGCGCGCACCGGCGATTTCGGCATAGCCGGCATTGTAGAACATGATGCCATCTTCGCCCCAAAGCAGGGCGAGCGGCACCTTGGACGACAGCATGAAGGATAGCGTGGCGCGGAGATGGGAGGGCCACGCATCGATCGGACCAACCGCTGTCCGCTCCCAGCCATAGTTCGCGATCAGGCGCGCGACGTCGCCGCCATGAGACAGAAATGCCGGAACGCCCAACCCGTCGCCTGTGCCGACGATTTCACGCATTACCAATGCCTTGCCACGAGAGCAGGTCCCCGATCCACTTCGGCTCCACAGCCCCCAACGACTTCACCACGATCGGGTTGCGAGGCTCGATCGGAATGTCGGTTCACCCTCATTCCGCGGGCAGCAGCGCGCCCGTGAAGACCACGGGGCCGGTTGCCTGACCGGTGGGCGAGCCGCCTTTCGGCTCGACGGATATCGCCAACAATTCGCCGGGTTTCAGGGACACTTGCAACGCCTTCAGGTCCGAGATGGCGTCTGCCGTTCCGAGAGAAACGGTCGGCCCGGAGGCCGGAACCTGCCAGAGTTCGAAACTGTGATCGGGGGGCGGCGCGTCTCCGACACGTCGCAGGCGAATGGTCCGAGCCTCTGTATCGACCGATGCGACGAACGCCGGCTTGCCACCTTCGCCGCCGAGGATTGCGACATAGCTCGCGCCGGCCGGCGGTGCGACCTGCCGTTCGCCGATGATCACGACAGCGAGTATCGACGCGGCGAATAGCGTCGCCGCCGTCGCGAAGCGCCAACGCCGCACCGAACGCTGCAGCCGCACGACGCGGTCGCCGAGCCCATCGCGGATCCGCGCCTCGATCTTCGGCCACACGATATTGGGCGGCTCAGCCTCCCCGGCAAGATCGGCCAATGGCTGGAGGCGCTCAGCCCATTGCGCCACAGCGGCAGCAAGCGCCGGCTCGCGATGCAGCCGCGCCTCGACCTCGGCTCGCTCGGATGCATCGAGCGTCCCGAGGACATATTCCCCCGCCAGACCCTCCAGATCGTCATCCGCCACCGAGGCACTCCTTCAACGAGATCAAGCTCCGCCGCAACAAGGTCTTCACGGTCGCTACCGGGCGGTCGAAACGATGCGACAATTCCTCCCGGCTCCAGCCATAACAATAGGCAAGCAACACCATGCCACGCCGGTCGACGTCCAATCCGTCGATGCAGCGGCGAAGCTGGCGCGAGGCGAGCACATCCGGCACGGATCCGGGAGCAGCGAGCCGATCGGCAAGTTCTTCATCGATCACCACCGCCGTGGCAGAGATCCGCTCGGCGCCGCGTCGGATGCTGTCGATCGCGGTATTGCGCGCGATCGTCGTCATCCAGGTGATCGGCGAGGCCAGCGTCGGATCAAACGCATCCGCGTGATCCCATATCCGCATGAAGGCCTCTTGTAGCGCTTCTTCCGCCGTGGCCTCGCTTATGGTGATACGGCGAATGACGGCGAAGAGTTTCGCGGAGCAGCGATCATAAAGTCGCTTGAACGACGTCTCGTTCCGTCGGGACACATCCGCCAGCAGCGCGACCAGTTCCCGCTGTCGCGCCTCTGCGTCGGCAATCTCAGCCAAGCCGTCCTCCACGACACCCTCGCGCCCAACATAGGGCAAGCATCGTCGTTCGGCCATCTCTGTCGAACGCGCCACGTGGCGAGATCGGCTTCCGAGGTAAGGCTTGCCCGCGGCCGGCCGGCAGCCTAAACCCCCGCCATGGCTCCTCCTCTTCTCGCTCTGCAGGACATCCGCCTCTCGTTCGGCGGCCCATCCCTGATCGAAAACGCCGCGCTGACCGTCTCGGCCGGCGAGCGGCTCTGCCTTGTCGGTCGAAACGGCTCGGGGAAATCGACCCTGCTCAAGATCGCCGCCGGCCTTGTCGAGGCCGATTCCGGCACACGCTTCCTGCAGCCTGGCACCACGGTCCGCTATCTGGCGCAGGAACCCGATCTTTCAGCCTTCGCGACGACGCGGACCTATGTCGAGGCCGGGCTCGGACCGGGAGATGATCCGCACCGGGCTACGCGGCTGCTCGAATCGCTTGGTCTCACCGGCGAGGAGACGCCGAAGAGCCTTTCCGGCGGAGAGACTCGCCGTGCCGCGCTGGCCGAGGCGCTGGCGCCGGAACCCGACGTGCTGCTGCTCGACGAGCCGACCAACCACCTCGACCTTCCGGCGATTGAGTGGCTCGAGGAAACGCTGCGCTCCATGCGCTCCGCCATCGTCCTCATCAGCCATGATCGCCGATTCCTGGAGCGGCTGTCGCGCACCACGGTCTGGCTCGACCGCGGCAAGACGCGGCGGCTCGACCAGGGCTTCTCCGCCTTCGAGGGCTGGCGCGACGCCATCCTGAACGAGGAAGAGAAGGAGCGCGAGCGACTGGACCGCAAGATCTCGCAGGAGATCGACTGGGTGCGCTACGGCGTCACCGCCAGGCGCAAACGCAATATGGGTCGCCTACGGAAGCTGGAAGGACTACGCACCGAACGGCGGGAACAGCGGCGTGCCGTTGGCGAGGTCAAGTTCGGCGCGGCGGTTGGCGATCTCTCCGGCAAGCTGGTCGTCGAGGCGTTCGGCGTATCCAAGGCTTATGATGAACGCGTGATCGTGCGCGACTTCTCCACCCGCATCCTGCGCGGCGACCGCATCGCGCTGGTCGGTGCCAATGGCGCCGGCAAGACGACGCTGCTCGGCCTCCTGACCGGCGCGATCAAGCCCGACGAAGGCAGGGTCAAGCTCGGCACCAATCTGGAGATGGTGACGCTTGACCAACGCCGCGAAAGTCTCGATCCGACGACGACGCTATCCGCGGCGCTTACCGAGGGACGTGGCGACAGCGTGATCGTCAATGGCGAGGCCCGCCACGTCATCGGCTATATGCGCGACTTCCTGTTCACGCCCGAGCAGGCGCGCGCGCCGATCAGCGCGCTGTCCGGCGGCGAGCGCGGCCGGCTGATGCTTGCGCGGGCGCTGGCGAAGACATCCAACCTGCTGGTTCTCGACGAGCCGACCAACGATCTCGATCTCGAGACGCTCGACCTGCTCGAGGAGATGCTCGACGACTATGCCGGCACCATCCTCCTGGTGAGCCACGACCGCGACTTCCTCGACCGCGTGGCAACCTCGGTGATCGTCGCCGAGGGCGACGGAACCTGGACCGACTATGCGGGCGGCTACACCGACATGATTGCCCAGCGGGGCGAGGCGGCACCGGCGCGGCTGATTGCCAAGTCCGAGCGGAAGGACGAGGCGAAGGCACCCGCGGCACCACGCGCCGCCCAGAAGGTGAAACTGTCGTTCAAGCAGAAGCACGCGCTGGAAACGCTGCCGAAGCGGATCGCGACGCTCGAAACCGAGATCGCCACCCTCGGAGCCGTGCTGCAGGACGGCAACCTCTTCGCTCGCGACCGCAAGCGCTTTGACACGGCGACGGCCCGCATGAGCGCCGCCCAAGCCGAACGCGACGCTGCGGAAGAGGAATGGCTGACGCTGGAAATGCTCCGAGAAACGCTCGAAGGCTGATCAGATCGGCCGGACGCTGTCGCGCACGACGAGTTGGCATTTCAAGCGGACATGCGAGATCGACACCTCGCCGTCCTTGCCGGTCATGCGGCGCAGGAGATCGCGTGCCGCCAGCGTGCCAAGTTCCGTGCGCGGCTGGCGCATGGTGGTGAGCGCGGGATCGTAGTGGACGGCATATTCGGTATCGTCGAAGCCGGCGACAGAGACATCGCCGGGTATGTCGAGGCCCTGGTTCTTGAGCTGCCGCATGAAACCGAACGCCATCTCGTCGGCGGCAACGAACACGGCGGTTGGACGATCGTCCAGTGCGAAGAACCGCGAAGCGGCGCGCTCTCCTGAGCCGAAATCATAGTTGGTCGCGCCGTGCCAAAGAAGCGCGGGATCGACGGGAAGTCCGGCGGCGCGGAGCGCGTCGCCATAGCCCAGGCTCCGCTCGCGCGCTTCGAGGCTCGTATCGGCACCGGCGATGTGGGCGATGCGGCGGTGACCCCTGGCAATCAGATACGCGACCATTGCTGAGGCCGCTTGCCGATTGTCGACGTCGAATACCGAGAACTCGTCGGTGCCGGGGATTTCCGAGAACATCAGGGACATCGGCACAAGATCGGGGATCTGCACGAATTGCTCGTCGCGCGGAATATTGCCGGTGATGACGAGCACCCCATCGACCTGGCCGGCGCGGATCAGGCGGGCGTAATGCGTCTCGCGTCGCGGGCTGTTGCGCGCATAGCCGATCAGCACGCCGTAGCCTGCCTCGGAAAATACCTCCTCCAGAGCGTTCAGCACGGGGGTGAAGAACGAGTTGCCGATGCCCGGCAGCAGCACCAGAACCATGCGCGTCGACTTGGCCCGCAGCGACCGCGCTGCAGCATTCGGTGTGTAGCCGGTCTCGCGTATGGCGGTTAAGACAGCCTCCCGGGTCGCCTCGGTAACTCTGTCCGGCAGGGCAATCGCGCGGCTCACGGTTGCAGTGGAAACTCCAGCACGCCTCGCAACATCCTGAATCGTAACCGATCGCGTCACCGGCGCCCCCTTGTCAGAAGCCATCGGCTCATTCTCCTCCCCGTGTTTTCGAGACTGTTCTTTTGCAGTGCAAAATAAATTCGCGTTGACAGTGGTCTCGGGAAGTATACGTTAGATGTAATCGATTACAAGAATTCGGGCGCTCAAGTCCGGTGAAATCGGAGGCGAACGTTCGATCGGGCAGGCAAGCTCCGAGCGGGCAGCCTAAACAGGGAGGTGAGGAAGCATGAGACACCTGAGCAAGATGCTCCTGGGTGCCGTCGCGGCGGTGGCCTTGGCCGGCGCCAGCAGCGCGGCGTACGCGACCGATGTGGAAGTCATCCACTGGTGGACGTCCAAGGGCGAGTCGGCAGCGGTTTCGCAATTCGCCAAGGCCGTCGACAATGACGGCGCCGGCGACCATTGGGTCGACAGCGCCATTGCTCTCGGCGAGACCGCGCGCGCCACGGTGATGCAGCGCGTTCTCGGCGGTGATCCGCCTGCCGCCGCCCAGTTCAATCCGGGCCGGCAGTATGAGGAACTGATCAAGGGCGGCAAGTTGCTCGACCTGACCGACGTGGCCACGGCTGGCAAGTGGGACGAAATCATCCGGCCGAAAGCGATCGCCAGCGCCTGCCTCGTCGATGGCCATTGGTGGTGCGTCCCGGTCAACATCCATTCGAACTACTGGGCCTGGTACTCCAAGCCGGCATTCGAAAAGGCCGGCGTGCCGGAGCCGAAGAGCCTTGCCGACTTCGTAGCCGCGGCGCCGAAGCTCAAGGAGGCCGGAATCATTCCGTTCGCCATCGGCGGCGACGGCAATGGCTGGCAGATTCAGCTCCTGTTCCAGGACATGGTGACCGAGGCGCTCGGCGTCGAAGCTCGCGACAAGATGTACACGACGAAGAGCGCCGAGATCGCCGGCGGGCCGGAAATGAAGGGCGTCTTCGAGCAGCTGCGGACGCTGAAGCAGTATACCGATGACGGCTACGCGAACCGGAACTGGAACGACACCACCAATCTCGTCATCACCAACAAGGCGGGACTTCAGGTGATGGGCGACTGGGCGCGCGGCGAGTTCGCGGCGGCTGGCATGACCGGCGTCAAGGACTTCGGCTGCATGATCGGCCTCAACGAGAGCAAGCCGGTCGTCAGCACGGACGGCGACATCGTCGTGTTCTTCAAGCAGGACAATCCGGAACTGGAAGCCGCCCAGAAGCGCATGGCCGCGCTGCTGATCAGCCCGGAAGTCCAGGTCGCTTTCAACAACGCCAAGGGCTCCATGCCAGTGCGTGGCGACGTCGATCTCGGCTCGGCCGATCCGTGCATGCAGAAGGCGCTGGAGGCCGTCAAGGATCCGGCCAAGATCGTCACGGCGACGAACCGGTTCATCACCGAGAACACCAACCAGCAGCTCAACGAGCTGGTTGCCCAGTACTTCGCCGACGACTCCGTCACGGCGGATGCTGCCACGGCTAAGTTCGCGGAAATCATCAAGAACTCCGACTAGCGTCGGCTGAACGGAAGGAGGTGCCGTCGCCATGGCGGCACCTCCGTCACGCCGAACAGCCGGCATGGGCGCCGATGTCGTAGCGCGCCCGCGGTCCCCTTATTGTTCTGTCAGATGACCGGGCGTATTTCGCGATGACGCAGACCAGAAAGCGCCGATTTCCTATCCATGCCGTCGTCGGCACTGTGCCGATGATCCTCGTTTCGGTCGGCGTGTTCGTCATCGGAATCGGTTTTTCCGTGCTTTGGTCCTTCACCAGCTCGAAGCTCTTTCCAAGCTATAACTTCGTCGGACTGTCGCAATACCGGCGGCTATGGGCCGATGATCGCTGGCTTATTTCGATCAACAACATCTGGTTCTTCGGCCTGATGTCCATCGCCTGCAACATGGTGTTTGGCTATCTGCTGGCTGTCTTCATGGATCAGCGCGTTCGCCAGGAAGACGCGCTGCGCTCCATCTTCCTCTACCCCTTCGCCATGTCCCTGATCGTGACCGGTCTTGTCTGGCAATGGGCCCTCGACCCCAATCTCGGGATCCAGCAGGCCATGCGGAACTGGGGCTGGGAGAGCTTCACTTTCGCCCCACTGGTGCAGGCCAATACCGCGATCTACGGCTTGGTCGTTGCCGGCATTTGGCAGGGCTCGGGCGTGACGATGGCGATCCTGCTCGCCGGGCTGCGCGGTATCGATTCCGAAATATGGAAAGCCGCCAAGATCGACGGCATCCCGACCTGGCGCACGCATGTGTTCATCGTTGCGCCGATGATGCGGGGCGCCTTTGCGACCGCCTTCGTGCTGCAATGCGTCGCCGTCGTCCGCGTTTACGATCTGGTCATCGCCATGACGGGCGGCGGACCGGGCATCGCGACGACCATGCCGGCCGTCTACGTCATCCAGCTGATCACCGTCCGCCAGAATGTGGGACAGGGTATGGCAGCCGCGACTCTGATGCTCGCGCCTATCCTCCTCGTCCTCGCGATCGGCGGAATTCTACAGTGGCGCAATCGGCGCAAGGAATCGCGCGCATGACCGATACCAGCGTGGCAAGCCGAATCGGATCCGAGCCAGAACGCGCGGGCACGTCTGTCGAGCCCTCAGGCCCAAAGCCGCGGCGCATATCGCCGGGGCGCATCGGCCTCTATGCCTTTCTCATTCTGTCGGCGCTGTTCTTCCTGATCCCGCTCTACATCATGATCGTCACCTCACTGAAGGGCATGCCCGAGATCCGGCTCGGCCATCTCTTCAACTTCCCCGGAGAGGTGACCTTCCAACCCTGGGCAGACGCCTGGCTACATGCCTGCACCGGCCGTGATTGCTTCGGCCTCAGCCCCGGCTTCCTAAACTCGGTGAAGATCACCGTTCCCAGCGTCCTGATCTCGATCGTCTGCGCCTCGATCAACGGTTACGCGCTGACCTTCTGGCCCTATAAGGGCGCCAATCTGCTGTTCGGCCTGCTCGTGTTCGGGGCCTTTGTGCCCTATCAGGTCGTAATCTATCCCTTGATCATCGGACTGAGCTCCGTTGGGCTGTTCGCCTCGCTTCCCGGCATCATCATCGTGCATACCATCTTCGGCATGCCGATCCTGACGCTGCTCTTCCGCAATTTCTATGCGGCGCTGCCGGCGGAACTGTTCAAGGCGGGACGCGTCGATGGCGCCGGCTTCTGGCGCATCTTCTTCTACATCATGCTGCCGATGTCGGTGCCGATCACGATCGTGGCGGTCATTCTTCAGGTAACCGGCATCTGGAACGACTTCCTGTTCGGCGTCGTATTCGCCGGGCGACAGAACTGGCCGATGACGGTGCAGCTCAACAACATCGTCAATACGACGACCGGCGTCCGCGAATACAACGTCAACATGGCGGCGACGATCCTGACCGCGCTTGTTCCACTCGTCATCTATTTCGTTTCCGGCCGCTGGTTCGTTCGCGGCATCGCCGCCGGCGCCGTGAAGGGGTAATCCATGGCCACTGTCTCGATCCGCGATCTCGATATCGCATTCGGCTCCGTGAAGGTGCTGAAAGCCCTCGACCTCGACATCGCCGAGGGTGAGTTCGTCGTCCTGCTGGGACCGTCCGGCTGCGGCAAGTCCACCCTGCTGAATGCCGTGGCGGGCCTGCTCGACGTCGCCGCCGGCCAGATCTGGATCGGCGGCAAGAACGTCACCTGGGAAGAGCCGAAGGACCGCGGCATCGGCATGGTGTTCCAGTCCTATGCGCTCTATCCGCGCATGACGGTGAGGGGCAACCTTTCCTTCGGTCTCAAGATGGCGAAGACCCCGAAGGCCGATATCGAGGCTCGCGTCGCCAAGGCCTCGAAGATCCTGCAGATAGAGCCGCTGCTGGAGCGCCGTCCGTCCGAACTCTCGGGCGGTCAGCGTCAGCGCGTCGCGATCGGTCGCGCCCTGGTCCGCGACGTCGACGTCTTCCTGTTCGATGAGCCGCTATCCAATCTAGACGCCAAGCTCCGCACGGAACTGCGGGTCGAGATCAAGCGGCTGCATCACGAGCTCGGCTCGACGATGATCTATGTGACGCATGACCAGATCGAGGCGTTGACCCTCGCGGACCGCATCGCCGTCATGTATGGCGGCGTCATCCAGCAGCTCGCGACGCCAAAGGAAATCTATCGCCGGCCGGTCAACCGCTTCGTCGCCGGCTTTGTCGGCTCGCCCGCCATGAATTTCGTTGACGGCACGCTCGCCTTCGACGCCGGCCGGCCGAGCTTCTTGCTGTCCAACGGCGCCAGGATCGATCTGACCGGCTACG from Kaistia algarum includes:
- a CDS encoding sigma-70 family RNA polymerase sigma factor, translating into MAEIADAEARQRELVALLADVSRRNETSFKRLYDRCSAKLFAVIRRITISEATAEEALQEAFMRIWDHADAFDPTLASPITWMTTIARNTAIDSIRRGAERISATAVVIDEELADRLAAPGSVPDVLASRQLRRCIDGLDVDRRGMVLLAYCYGWSREELSHRFDRPVATVKTLLRRSLISLKECLGGG
- a CDS encoding carbohydrate ABC transporter permease, with protein sequence MTQTRKRRFPIHAVVGTVPMILVSVGVFVIGIGFSVLWSFTSSKLFPSYNFVGLSQYRRLWADDRWLISINNIWFFGLMSIACNMVFGYLLAVFMDQRVRQEDALRSIFLYPFAMSLIVTGLVWQWALDPNLGIQQAMRNWGWESFTFAPLVQANTAIYGLVVAGIWQGSGVTMAILLAGLRGIDSEIWKAAKIDGIPTWRTHVFIVAPMMRGAFATAFVLQCVAVVRVYDLVIAMTGGGPGIATTMPAVYVIQLITVRQNVGQGMAAATLMLAPILLVLAIGGILQWRNRRKESRA
- a CDS encoding ABC transporter substrate-binding protein, with translation MRHLSKMLLGAVAAVALAGASSAAYATDVEVIHWWTSKGESAAVSQFAKAVDNDGAGDHWVDSAIALGETARATVMQRVLGGDPPAAAQFNPGRQYEELIKGGKLLDLTDVATAGKWDEIIRPKAIASACLVDGHWWCVPVNIHSNYWAWYSKPAFEKAGVPEPKSLADFVAAAPKLKEAGIIPFAIGGDGNGWQIQLLFQDMVTEALGVEARDKMYTTKSAEIAGGPEMKGVFEQLRTLKQYTDDGYANRNWNDTTNLVITNKAGLQVMGDWARGEFAAAGMTGVKDFGCMIGLNESKPVVSTDGDIVVFFKQDNPELEAAQKRMAALLISPEVQVAFNNAKGSMPVRGDVDLGSADPCMQKALEAVKDPAKIVTATNRFITENTNQQLNELVAQYFADDSVTADAATAKFAEIIKNSD
- a CDS encoding ATP-binding cassette domain-containing protein; its protein translation is MAPPLLALQDIRLSFGGPSLIENAALTVSAGERLCLVGRNGSGKSTLLKIAAGLVEADSGTRFLQPGTTVRYLAQEPDLSAFATTRTYVEAGLGPGDDPHRATRLLESLGLTGEETPKSLSGGETRRAALAEALAPEPDVLLLDEPTNHLDLPAIEWLEETLRSMRSAIVLISHDRRFLERLSRTTVWLDRGKTRRLDQGFSAFEGWRDAILNEEEKERERLDRKISQEIDWVRYGVTARRKRNMGRLRKLEGLRTERREQRRAVGEVKFGAAVGDLSGKLVVEAFGVSKAYDERVIVRDFSTRILRGDRIALVGANGAGKTTLLGLLTGAIKPDEGRVKLGTNLEMVTLDQRRESLDPTTTLSAALTEGRGDSVIVNGEARHVIGYMRDFLFTPEQARAPISALSGGERGRLMLARALAKTSNLLVLDEPTNDLDLETLDLLEEMLDDYAGTILLVSHDRDFLDRVATSVIVAEGDGTWTDYAGGYTDMIAQRGEAAPARLIAKSERKDEAKAPAAPRAAQKVKLSFKQKHALETLPKRIATLETEIATLGAVLQDGNLFARDRKRFDTATARMSAAQAERDAAEEEWLTLEMLRETLEG
- a CDS encoding sensor histidine kinase, with amino-acid sequence MREIVGTGDGLGVPAFLSHGGDVARLIANYGWERTAVGPIDAWPSHLRATLSFMLSSKVPLALLWGEDGIMFYNAGYAEIAGARHPSILGSKVLDSWPEAASFNSRVLETGFRGETLSFEDMHFVLMRNGFAEDVWLDLDYSPIFDEAGMPAGVLAIVHETTRRHFAEAEAELNRERLSHALNAAGVIGIWDWHLATGQMFTDERFAAFYSVDGERARLGVPRSEFTAAIHPEDREPVEEEIRHAIETGGDIALEHRLLHSDGSIRWVMIRGTASRDGSGRAVRVSGAAVDVSDRRASEEKRRLLVRELHHRIKNTFAIIGGMVTMTARTARTVDEMAGVLRGRLVALASAHELIRPAITAELDQIEKTTFADLFQAILSPHLLRPEQLTIEAPEVEVGVVAATSLALVLHELATNSSKYGSLSTAEGTLTIRGSQVGENLRLDWVEAGGPPVSGPPRYQGFGSRLASMSIAGQLGGELEFHWQESGLHVVMLIPIERITR
- a CDS encoding ABC transporter ATP-binding protein → MATVSIRDLDIAFGSVKVLKALDLDIAEGEFVVLLGPSGCGKSTLLNAVAGLLDVAAGQIWIGGKNVTWEEPKDRGIGMVFQSYALYPRMTVRGNLSFGLKMAKTPKADIEARVAKASKILQIEPLLERRPSELSGGQRQRVAIGRALVRDVDVFLFDEPLSNLDAKLRTELRVEIKRLHHELGSTMIYVTHDQIEALTLADRIAVMYGGVIQQLATPKEIYRRPVNRFVAGFVGSPAMNFVDGTLAFDAGRPSFLLSNGARIDLTGYEFSVPPVDGQKATLGVRPEQVELERKGDHSSTLPLELTLLEPMGADSLVWGHLSGAPFSVRIDGDTHVATPLKVDAFFSPSHASIFDTASGNRL
- a CDS encoding carbohydrate ABC transporter permease; the protein is MTDTSVASRIGSEPERAGTSVEPSGPKPRRISPGRIGLYAFLILSALFFLIPLYIMIVTSLKGMPEIRLGHLFNFPGEVTFQPWADAWLHACTGRDCFGLSPGFLNSVKITVPSVLISIVCASINGYALTFWPYKGANLLFGLLVFGAFVPYQVVIYPLIIGLSSVGLFASLPGIIIVHTIFGMPILTLLFRNFYAALPAELFKAGRVDGAGFWRIFFYIMLPMSVPITIVAVILQVTGIWNDFLFGVVFAGRQNWPMTVQLNNIVNTTTGVREYNVNMAATILTALVPLVIYFVSGRWFVRGIAAGAVKG
- a CDS encoding LacI family DNA-binding transcriptional regulator; its protein translation is MASDKGAPVTRSVTIQDVARRAGVSTATVSRAIALPDRVTEATREAVLTAIRETGYTPNAAARSLRAKSTRMVLVLLPGIGNSFFTPVLNALEEVFSEAGYGVLIGYARNSPRRETHYARLIRAGQVDGVLVITGNIPRDEQFVQIPDLVPMSLMFSEIPGTDEFSVFDVDNRQAASAMVAYLIARGHRRIAHIAGADTSLEARERSLGYGDALRAAGLPVDPALLWHGATNYDFGSGERAASRFFALDDRPTAVFVAADEMAFGFMRQLKNQGLDIPGDVSVAGFDDTEYAVHYDPALTTMRQPRTELGTLAARDLLRRMTGKDGEVSISHVRLKCQLVVRDSVRPI
- a CDS encoding anti-sigma factor, which codes for MADDDLEGLAGEYVLGTLDASERAEVEARLHREPALAAAVAQWAERLQPLADLAGEAEPPNIVWPKIEARIRDGLGDRVVRLQRSVRRWRFATAATLFAASILAVVIIGERQVAPPAGASYVAILGGEGGKPAFVASVDTEARTIRLRRVGDAPPPDHSFELWQVPASGPTVSLGTADAISDLKALQVSLKPGELLAISVEPKGGSPTGQATGPVVFTGALLPAE